GAGATGTACTGGCCGAAGAACGCGTAGGCGATGCCGGCCAGCGCGATCACCGGGAAGATCGCGCCGATCGCGCGCCGGGACACCTCGAGCACGGTGAGCACCAGCCCGGCGGTCAGCGCGATGTCGAGCGCGGTGGCCGTGGGCAGGCTCTCCATGATCTCGTCGTAGTTGACGATCACGTAGCCGCAGGCGGCCAGCGTGACCGCCGCCATCGCGACGTCGGCCGCGATGCCCGCCGGGCGCCAGCGGCGACCCTCGCCCAGCGGAAACATCAGCAGGCCCAGGCAGACGACCAGCGCGAGGAAGATCGCGCGCTGGATCAGGCTCTCGAAGGCCCCGAAGGCCGAGGTGTAGAGGATGAACAGCCCCAGCAGGGCCGCGATCGTCTTGCTTGCCCAGGCGCGCATCGCTGTTTACTTCGGCATCAGCTTGGCCGGGATCTGCACGCCCTTTTCCTTCATGTAGCGCGCCACGCCCGGGTGCAGCGGGATCGTGCCCTGCTCCAGCGTGAGCTTCATGATGTCGATGCCCTTCAGGCTGGACAGCGCGCCGACCTGCACCGTGGTGTCCTCGAACACGGCCTTGGCGATCTGGTAGGCGGTCTCCTCGGGGAAGTCCGGGCGAACCGACACGGCCAGGCCGAAGCTCCAGGTGCTGTAGGCCGGGATGCCCTCGCCGGCGCCGGCCGGGATGTCGACCACCGCGATGTCGGGCATCTTCTCCTGCAGCAGCTTCTTCTGCTCGGGGCTCAGGCCGAGCACGCGCACCGGCGTGAAGGTGGCGATGTCGAGCGACGAGCCGTCGAGCTTGTTTCCGGCGCCCGACTTCACGTAGCCGATCACCCGGTTGTCCTTGATCGAGTTGACGATGTCGGTGGTGGAGCCGCGCACCCAGTCGGGCGCCGTGCCCAGCAGCTTGAACACCGCCTCGGCGGTCTTCTCGGTGGCCGAGCCCTTCAGGCCCGGGTTGAAGCGCTTTCCGGCCAGCTCGGCCAGCGACTTCACGTTGCTGTCGGCGCGCACCACCACGTTCTGCGGCGCCGGCGAATAGACGAACATCAGCCGGTTGTCGACCTTCTTGCCCTCGAAGGCCTGCTCGCCCACGTAGGCGTGGTAGCTGACGTTGGTGGTGACCAGGCCCAGGTCGACCTGCTTGCGGTCCATGCGGCGCAGGTTGTCGACGGTGGCGCCGGTCTCGACGACCGAGCTCTCCACGTTGGGCACCTTGGCGTTGATCAGCTGCGACAGCGCCACGAAGTAGCCGTACTGGCTCGACGAGGCCGAGGTGGAGCCGATCAGGATCTTGTCCTTGGCCAGGGCCGGGGTGGCGAGTGCGACGGTGGCGCAGGCGGCGAGGGCCGCGACGAGTTTGCGGTTCATGCTCCGGTTCCTTCCTTCTGGGTGCGGGGATTCATGGGCGCGAGGATTCGCGGGTGCTTGGGTCGTTGCGGATTCGGGCAGTGTGTCACTGCGCGGCGCCGGCCGCCAGATCGGCGCGGGGCACCCGCACCGTGAGCGACAGCAGCAGGAAAGAGTTCGACTTGCCGTGGCCGTCGAGGTTCAGCGCGTCGTTGACGCCGCCCTCGAGCACGTCGTCGATGACGAAGTTCAGCGCCCACAGGCGCGGCAGCTCGTGGCGCGCGACCGTGCTCGCACCGCGGTGCGCGAACAGCGCGTGCACCCGCTCGGCGCTGACCTGCTCGCGGATCAGCGGGTAGTGCTCCTGCCGGTACGCGATCACGCTGACGTTCAGGCGGTCGCCCTTGTCGCCGGCGCGGCCGTGCGCGATGCGGTGCAGCGGCACCTCGACCAGGTCGGCTTCGGCGGTCGCGCTCATTCGATGATCTCCACTTTCGGCTGAACCAGCTCGCGGCGGATGTAGCCCGAGGTGGTCGAGATGCGCCGGCGCAGGCTGCTGCGCACGCCGCCGCCGCCGGCCGGCCCGCTGCAGTACAGCGCGAGCACTTCCTCGGGCGCGCGCGCTGCGGTGGCGCGATCGGGCGCGCTGATCGCGATGCGCACGCGCACGTCCTGCAGAAGGCTGGCGGCGTCGCTCGCGTCGGCGCGCCCGGCCAGGAAGTCGCCGCGGTCGTCGCCAAAGACGCTGGCCACGCCGATCAGGTCGCCGCGCACCCGGATGCCGGGCGGCAGGCGCTTGCGCACCACGTCTAGCGCGAGCCGGGCGCGCGCCAGCGCGTTGGGGCCGGCGTAGGAGATCTCGCCCTCGCCGAACCAGCCGGCCTCGTGACCGACCGTCACCTTGAGCCGCGCCGGCTTCTCGCGGCCGCGCGCGCCCTCGACCCGCACCTGGTCGGGGCCGGCCTCGGCCAGCTCGATCTGCGTGATGTCGAGCGTGACGTCGGGCGTCAGGTACGCGGACGGGTCGTGGATCTCGTAGAGCAGCTGCTCGGTGACCGTGTGCCGGTTCACCAGCCCGCCGATGTCGTCGCCCTTGCCCACGGTGAAGCGGCCGTCGGCCTGCATGGCCACGACCGGGAAGGCGATGCGCTCGGGGTGCGGCACGTCCTTGAAGCCGGGGTCGGCGTAATAGCCGCCGGTGACCTGCGCGCCGCACTCGAGCAGGTGGCCGGCCGCGGTGCCGGCGGCGGCGAGCGTCGTGTCGTCGAGCGACCAGCCGTGGAAGTGCGCGAAGGGCGCCAGCGCGAGCGAGGGGTCGGCCACCCGGCCGGCCACGACCACGTCGGCCCCGGCCGCGAGCGCCTCGACCATCGGTGCGGCGCCCAGGTATGCGTTGGCGCAGATCACGTCGCCGAGCGGCCGCGGCGCGCCCTGCTCGTCTTCCAGGCCGGAGATCGCGCCGCTGGCGATCAGGTCGTCGCCGGTGACCACCGCGATCTTCATCGGGCGGCAGCCTAGCCGCTCGCCGAGCGCGCGGATCGCGAGGGCTGCCGCGCGGGGGTTGGCCTGGCCGAAGTTGCCGAGGATGCGGATGCCGTGGGCCAGGCAGGGCTCGAGGATCGGCTCGAGCATGCGCTCGAGCAGCGGCTCGTAGCCGAGTTCCGGGTTCTCCAGGCGGGCGAGCTGGGCCAGCGCCAGCGTGCGCTCGCCGAGCGTCTCGAACATGATCGCCGCCGGGCCGCCCGAGGCGATCAGGCTGCGCACCACCGGCAGCGGCGCGTCCAGCCGGTCGCCGGAAAAGCCGGCGCCGCAGCCCACCCTCACCGTTTCGTGCCCGGGCACCTATCGTCTCCTCTTTCGTCGATCGTCGCCGATCCGGTCTCGTTCTCGAACCCGCAGGCGCGCTCGAACCCGCAGGCGGGCGGCTCGAAGCCGAGCGCCATCGAACCCGCGGGCGCCAGACTGCCTCAGCGGACGCGGATCTGGCAAACTGATTTATCCGATCGATTGATAAACGGTGTTTATGCAGGTGGAACCGTGCACCTGAGCATCCGGCAGATGCAGGCCTTCCGGACGGTGGCCGAGGCCGGCAGCTTCAGCGAGGCGGCCGAGCGGCTGCATCTTTCGCAGCCGGCGCTCAGCGCCGCGATCCGCAAGCTCGAGGAGACGCTCGGCGTGCGGCTGTTCGACCGGACCACCCGGCGGATCGCGCTCACACCCGAGGGGCAGGAGCTGCTGCGCCTGTCCGCGCGGCTGATCGACGAGTTCGAGGCGGTGACCGGCGACCTGAGCGACTACCTGGCCCGCCGGCGCGGCCGGGTCGTGGTGGCCGCCCTGCCCTCGCTGGCCGCGATCACGCTGCCGCCGGCGCTGGCGCGGCTGAAGGCCGCGCACCCCGGCATCGACGTGGCGATCCGGGACACGCTGCACGACGAGATCCAGGAGATGGTGCGCAGCGGCGCCGCCGACTTCGGGCTGACCGTGGCGCCGGCGCCGGGTAGCGGGCTCGCCTTCCGGCCGCTGATCGTGGACCGCTTCGTGCTGGTCTGCCCGCCCGGCCACGAGCTCGCCGGCCGGCGGCAGGTGAGCTGGGCGCAGGTGGTGCGCTACCCGATCGTGGGCATGGCGAAGACCTCGAGCGTGCGCCAGCACATCGATGCCGCCTGCGCGCAGGCCGGCATCGAGCTGCGCAACGAGTACGACGCCGAGCACCTGGCCACCGTGGGCGCGCTGGTGCGCGAAGGCTTGGGCGTGGCGGCCCTGCCCTCGCTGACCACGCCGCTGCTGCGCTTCGCCGGGCTGGCCGAGGTGCCGATCGTGCGGCCGCGGGTGGAGCGCACGATGGGGATCCTGACCCGGGCCGGGCGCAGCGCGTCGGTGGCGGCCAGCGCGCTGGTGGAGATGCTCATCGGGGGGGCTTTCGGCCAGGGCGCGCCCGCCGCTGGCGCTCGGCCGAATCCCCGAGCCGCGCAGCCGCGCTCCCGCTGAGCGCCCGCTCCATCTCCGCATCGAGCTCGCCTATCATCCCCGACACAGCGAGCGCGAACCCAGGTTCCACGCGCTGGGCATGACCGACGAGGGGCGTGGCCTGCACATCGCATTCACTCTGCGCGGCTCTGGAACGAAGATCCGAGTCATCTCGGCGCGACCCATGCACCGCAAGGAACGAGCCATCTATGAACAAGCATCCAAAAGCCAAAGCGGTTCCTGAATTCAAGTCCGAGCAGGAGGAGCGCGCTTTCTGGGACAAGCACGACTCGTCCGAGTATCTCGACTGGTCGAAGGCACGGAACGTCGTCTTGCCCAACCTCAAGCCTACGACCCGGACGATTTCGCTTCGTCTTCCGCAGCATCTGCTCGACTCGATCAAGGCGGCCGCGAATGCGAGGGACGTTCCCTACCAGTCCCTGATCAAGATCTGGCTGCAAGAGAAAGTGCACGGCAACTGAGCGCCGCGCCCGGTCACTCGTGCCGCAACGCGTCGATCGGGTTCATCCGCGCCGCGCGCCGCGCCGGGAAGTAGCCGAAGACCACGCCGATCGCCGCCGCGAACAGGAAGGACACCAGGTTCACCGTCGGGTCGAACAGGAAGGGCACGTCCATCAGCCGGGCCAGCACCACCGACGCGCCCGCCGCCAGCACCACGCCGACCAGCCCGCCGAAGGCGGCGAGCACCACCGCCTCGATCAGGAACTGCAGCAGAACCTCGCGCTCGAGCGCGCCGATCGCCAGCCGCAGCCCGATCTCGCGAGTGCGCTCGGTCACGCTGACCAGCATGATGTTCATGATGCCGATGCCGCCCACCAGCAGGCTCACCGCGGCCACCGCGCCGAGCAGCATCGTCATCACCTGGGTGGTGCCCGACAGCGTGTCGGCCAGTTGCTGGGTGTCGAGGATGTTGAAGTTGTCGTCGTCGGTCGACGACAGCTTGCGGCGCTCGCGTAGCAGCTGGCGCAGGCCGGCCTTGACCCGCGCCGGGTCGCTGCCGTCCTGCATCGACACCAGCAGCGTGGCCACGTTGGTGTTGCCGGTCACGCGCCGCTGCAGCGTGCCGAGCGGGACCAGCACGACGTCGTCCTGGTCGTTGCCCATCGCGCCCTGGCCCTTCGAAGCCAGCAGGCCGACCACCCGGCAGGAGAACTGCTTGACGCGCAGCATCTGGCCGATGGCGTCGCCGCCGCCGAACAGCTCGCGCCGGATCGTGTCGCCGATGATGCAGACCGCCGCGCCGGCGCGCAGCTCCTCGGGCTCGAAGGGCCGGCCCTCGGCGAGCCGCCAGTTGCGGGTCTCGAGCCAGGTGTTGGTGCTGCCGGTGACCGTGGTCGTCCAGTTGTTGCCGCGCGCCACCACGGTCGCTCCCGCGCGCCCCTCCGGCGCGACCGCCAGGATGCCGCCGATCTGGGTGGCGATCGCCTCGGCGTCGGCCTCCTTGAACGGGGGCGCCGCGGTGGCGCCCATGCCCGGGCCCAGGCGCTGCCCGGGCCGGATCATCAGCAGGTTGGTGCCGAGGCTGGAGATCTGGCTCTGCACGGCAAGCGTGGCGCCGTTGCCGAGCGTGACCATCGTGATGACCGCGCCCACGCCGATCACGATTCCGAGGATCGTGAGGAAGGACCGCAGCAGGTTGCGCCGGATCGAGCGCAGCGCGAGCAGCAGCGTGTTGAGCAGCATCAGGCGGCTCCCGAGGCGGCTGCCGCAGCCGACGCATCGCCGACCGGGGCCGCCTTCGCCGCGGTGCGCGCCGCATCCTCGACGACGCCGGCCGGCTCCGGATTGACCGTGTCGTCCGACACCACGCCGTCGACGAAGCGTACGATGCGCCGGGCCCAGGCGGCCATGTCGGGCTCGTGCGTGACCATCAGCACCGTGATGCCGCGATCGACGTTGAGCCGCCACAGCAGCTCCATGATCTCGCGGCCGCGCTGCGTGTCGAGGTTGCCGGTGGGCTCGTCGGCGAGCAGCACCGCCGGCTCGGTGACGATCGCGCGGGCGATCGCCACCCGCTGCTGCTGGCCGCCGGACAGCTCGCCCGGCGTGTGGTGCTCCCAGCCCTTCAGGCCGACCGACTCGAGCGCTCGCGCGGCGGCCGCGTGGCGCGCCCGGGCCGGCTCGCCGCGGTAGAGCAGCGGCAGCTCGACGTTCTCCTGCGCCGAGGTGCGCGCGAGCAGGTTGAAGCCCTGGAACACGAAACCGAAGAAACGCCTGCGCAGGCGCGCGCGCTGGTCGCGGGTGAGCGACTCGACGTGCGCGCCCTTGAACAGGTACTGGCCCGCGCTGGGCGTGTCGAGGCAGCCGATCAGGTTCATCGCGGTGGACTTGCCCGAGCCGCTGGGCCCCATGATCGCGACGAAGTCGCCCTCCTCGATGTCGAGGTCCACGCCCTTCAGGGCCTGGAAGGCGGTAGCGCCCTGGCCGTAGACCTTGGTGATGCCGCGCAGGCGGATCAGCGGGGCCGCTGCGCCCGGCCCGCCGGCGGCAACGGCCGCGCCCTCGACCCGCCCTTCGTCGTTCACTTCGCCGCCCCGCCGGCGAGCTGGTCGACGATGACCGCCATGCCGGGCCGCAGGTCGCCGCCGACGATCTCGGTCATGCGGCCGTCGCTGATACCGGTGAGCACCGCGACCCGCTGCGGCGCGCCGTCGCTCAGCACCCACACCTGCCGCGCGGGGCCGGCCGAGGCGTCGGGTCGGGCCGACCTGCCGCCGCCGGTGCGCGGCGGGCGCGGCATCAGCTTCGACACGATCCCGCCGCTCGACTGGGCCTGGCCGCCGCCCGCCGCTGCGCCGCCGGCCTGCGCGGGGCTGAAGCGCAGCGCGGTGTTCGGCACCAGCAGCGCGCCCTTGCGCTCGGCGGCGGTGATCGAGGCCGACACGGTCATGCCGGGGCGCAGGCTCAGGTCGGCGTTGTCGACCTCGAGCCGGGTCGCGTAGGTGACCACGTTCTCGGTCAGCGTGGAGCCGTAGGCCACGCGGGTCACGGTGGCCGGGTAGCGCCGCTGCGGATAGGCGCTCACGGTGAAGCTGGCCTTCTGGCCGACTTGCACCGCGCCTACGTCGGCCTCGTCGACGCTGACCTCGACCAGCAGCCGGGTCAGGTCCTCGGCGATGCTCATCAGCGTGACCGCCTGCAGCGTGGCGGCCACCGCATTGCCGGGCTCGACGGTGCGCGACAGCACCATGCCGTCGATCGGCGACTTGATCGCGGCCTTGGACAGGCTGGTCTCGTCGTTGGACAGCGCGGCCTTCGCGTCCTGCACGTTGGCGCGCGCGCTGTTCTCGTCGGCGCGGGCGCGCTCGAGCGCGGCGCGGGCGGCGTCGAGCTCGGCGGCCGACGGCACCTTGCCGCCCGACAGACGCGACACCTCCTGCAGCCGTGCGAGGCTGGCCTCGGCCTCCTTGACCGTGGCGACCGTCTGCGCGAGCCGCGCCTGCGCGGCCGCCAGCGAGGCGCGCGAGCGGGCGACCTGCGCGGACAGCTTGGCGGTGTCGAGCTCGACCAGCACCTGGCCCTTCCTGACCCGGTCGTTGACGTCGACGTGGACCGCCCGCACGGTGCCCGAGAGCTCGCTGCCGATGTTCACGGTCCGCGTGGCCTGCAGCTTGCCGTTCGCGGTCACGGTG
This genomic window from Zeimonas sediminis contains:
- a CDS encoding TAXI family TRAP transporter solute-binding subunit, translating into MNRKLVAALAACATVALATPALAKDKILIGSTSASSSQYGYFVALSQLINAKVPNVESSVVETGATVDNLRRMDRKQVDLGLVTTNVSYHAYVGEQAFEGKKVDNRLMFVYSPAPQNVVVRADSNVKSLAELAGKRFNPGLKGSATEKTAEAVFKLLGTAPDWVRGSTTDIVNSIKDNRVIGYVKSGAGNKLDGSSLDIATFTPVRVLGLSPEQKKLLQEKMPDIAVVDIPAGAGEGIPAYSTWSFGLAVSVRPDFPEETAYQIAKAVFEDTTVQVGALSSLKGIDIMKLTLEQGTIPLHPGVARYMKEKGVQIPAKLMPK
- a CDS encoding acyclic terpene utilization AtuA family protein, whose translation is MPGHETVRVGCGAGFSGDRLDAPLPVVRSLIASGGPAAIMFETLGERTLALAQLARLENPELGYEPLLERMLEPILEPCLAHGIRILGNFGQANPRAAALAIRALGERLGCRPMKIAVVTGDDLIASGAISGLEDEQGAPRPLGDVICANAYLGAAPMVEALAAGADVVVAGRVADPSLALAPFAHFHGWSLDDTTLAAAGTAAGHLLECGAQVTGGYYADPGFKDVPHPERIAFPVVAMQADGRFTVGKGDDIGGLVNRHTVTEQLLYEIHDPSAYLTPDVTLDITQIELAEAGPDQVRVEGARGREKPARLKVTVGHEAGWFGEGEISYAGPNALARARLALDVVRKRLPPGIRVRGDLIGVASVFGDDRGDFLAGRADASDAASLLQDVRVRIAISAPDRATAARAPEEVLALYCSGPAGGGGVRSSLRRRISTTSGYIRRELVQPKVEIIE
- a CDS encoding LysR family transcriptional regulator, with translation MHLSIRQMQAFRTVAEAGSFSEAAERLHLSQPALSAAIRKLEETLGVRLFDRTTRRIALTPEGQELLRLSARLIDEFEAVTGDLSDYLARRRGRVVVAALPSLAAITLPPALARLKAAHPGIDVAIRDTLHDEIQEMVRSGAADFGLTVAPAPGSGLAFRPLIVDRFVLVCPPGHELAGRRQVSWAQVVRYPIVGMAKTSSVRQHIDAACAQAGIELRNEYDAEHLATVGALVREGLGVAALPSLTTPLLRFAGLAEVPIVRPRVERTMGILTRAGRSASVAASALVEMLIGGAFGQGAPAAGARPNPRAAQPRSR
- a CDS encoding BrnT family toxin, coding for MELAYHPRHSEREPRFHALGMTDEGRGLHIAFTLRGSGTKIRVISARPMHRKERAIYEQASKSQSGS
- a CDS encoding BrnA antitoxin family protein, whose protein sequence is MNKHPKAKAVPEFKSEQEERAFWDKHDSSEYLDWSKARNVVLPNLKPTTRTISLRLPQHLLDSIKAAANARDVPYQSLIKIWLQEKVHGN
- a CDS encoding ABC transporter permease — encoded protein: MLLNTLLLALRSIRRNLLRSFLTILGIVIGVGAVITMVTLGNGATLAVQSQISSLGTNLLMIRPGQRLGPGMGATAAPPFKEADAEAIATQIGGILAVAPEGRAGATVVARGNNWTTTVTGSTNTWLETRNWRLAEGRPFEPEELRAGAAVCIIGDTIRRELFGGGDAIGQMLRVKQFSCRVVGLLASKGQGAMGNDQDDVVLVPLGTLQRRVTGNTNVATLLVSMQDGSDPARVKAGLRQLLRERRKLSSTDDDNFNILDTQQLADTLSGTTQVMTMLLGAVAAVSLLVGGIGIMNIMLVSVTERTREIGLRLAIGALEREVLLQFLIEAVVLAAFGGLVGVVLAAGASVVLARLMDVPFLFDPTVNLVSFLFAAAIGVVFGYFPARRAARMNPIDALRHE
- a CDS encoding ABC transporter ATP-binding protein, coding for MIRLRGITKVYGQGATAFQALKGVDLDIEEGDFVAIMGPSGSGKSTAMNLIGCLDTPSAGQYLFKGAHVESLTRDQRARLRRRFFGFVFQGFNLLARTSAQENVELPLLYRGEPARARHAAAARALESVGLKGWEHHTPGELSGGQQQRVAIARAIVTEPAVLLADEPTGNLDTQRGREIMELLWRLNVDRGITVLMVTHEPDMAAWARRIVRFVDGVVSDDTVNPEPAGVVEDAARTAAKAAPVGDASAAAAASGAA
- a CDS encoding efflux RND transporter periplasmic adaptor subunit yields the protein MNAKLDELLEGANPRWWRRPAPWITVLLLAAIAGGAWWWAGRQQTAAAPRYVTEEARLGDLTLTVTANGKLQATRTVNIGSELSGTVRAVHVDVNDRVRKGQVLVELDTAKLSAQVARSRASLAAAQARLAQTVATVKEAEASLARLQEVSRLSGGKVPSAAELDAARAALERARADENSARANVQDAKAALSNDETSLSKAAIKSPIDGMVLSRTVEPGNAVAATLQAVTLMSIAEDLTRLLVEVSVDEADVGAVQVGQKASFTVSAYPQRRYPATVTRVAYGSTLTENVVTYATRLEVDNADLSLRPGMTVSASITAAERKGALLVPNTALRFSPAQAGGAAAGGGQAQSSGGIVSKLMPRPPRTGGGRSARPDASAGPARQVWVLSDGAPQRVAVLTGISDGRMTEIVGGDLRPGMAVIVDQLAGGAAK